The following are encoded in a window of Pseudomonas multiresinivorans genomic DNA:
- a CDS encoding putative 2-aminoethylphosphonate ABC transporter permease subunit, translating into MEAVVKHSPTLSVGKIRGDLGDRLFVRGGKYLLLVLLTLAVLMPLLAIFWRGFSGEAGQGGGLAAMGELLRSDNFHWLLGNSLKVSVSVACIVVPAAYLFAYALQRTLIPAKGLWRGISLLPLLAPSMLPGIALIYLFGNQGLLRHLLPDNIYGFWGIVLGEAIYTFPHALMILLSALSLADARLFDAASSMGAGPWKAFRSITWPASRQGVFAAFCLVFTLTITDFGVPVVVGGDYQVLALEAYKAVVGQQQFGRGAQIGMILLLPALLSFAVDTWLRRRQGDAMSGRAQVYHPKPSRRRDAAFLAIVVLISTVLLGVLGMAVYSSLVKFWPYNLSLSLNHYDFNTTAGGGWLAYRNSLTMAVCTAIIGSALIFTGAYLIEKTREQRWLSQLLRMLCFVPMAVPGLVLGLGYVFFFNLPGNPLHVFYGSMALLVVCTIAHYLTTAQMTATAALRQLDGEFEAAALSLKMPLWRHYLRVTVPICLPALLDITRYLFVSAMTTVSAAIFLYNPDTILAAVAVLNMDDSGNVGGAAAMSTLILLTSAAVSLMLAGASRGLLRRSQAWRKGANP; encoded by the coding sequence ATGGAAGCCGTGGTGAAGCACAGCCCGACGCTGTCCGTCGGCAAGATTCGCGGCGATCTGGGGGATCGCCTGTTCGTCCGTGGCGGCAAATACCTGCTGCTGGTTCTGCTGACCCTCGCGGTGCTGATGCCGCTGCTGGCTATCTTCTGGCGCGGCTTCAGCGGCGAGGCGGGGCAGGGCGGTGGCCTGGCGGCCATGGGCGAGCTGCTGCGCAGCGACAACTTCCACTGGCTGCTGGGCAACAGCCTGAAGGTCTCGGTGAGCGTGGCGTGCATCGTCGTGCCGGCGGCCTACCTGTTCGCCTACGCGCTGCAACGCACGCTGATCCCGGCCAAGGGCCTGTGGCGCGGGATTTCCCTTCTGCCGCTGCTGGCGCCGTCGATGCTGCCGGGTATCGCGCTGATCTACCTGTTCGGCAACCAGGGCCTGCTGCGCCACCTGCTGCCGGACAACATTTACGGCTTCTGGGGCATCGTCCTCGGTGAGGCCATCTACACCTTCCCCCATGCGCTGATGATCCTGCTGTCGGCGCTGTCACTGGCCGATGCGCGCCTGTTCGACGCTGCCTCCAGCATGGGTGCCGGCCCGTGGAAAGCCTTCCGCAGCATCACCTGGCCGGCTTCGCGCCAAGGTGTGTTCGCTGCCTTCTGCCTGGTGTTCACCCTGACCATCACCGACTTCGGCGTGCCGGTCGTGGTGGGCGGCGATTACCAGGTGCTGGCGCTGGAAGCCTACAAGGCAGTGGTCGGCCAGCAGCAGTTCGGCCGTGGCGCGCAGATCGGCATGATCCTCCTGCTGCCGGCGCTGCTCAGCTTTGCGGTGGATACCTGGCTGCGCCGTCGCCAGGGCGACGCCATGAGCGGCCGCGCGCAGGTCTATCACCCGAAACCCTCGCGTCGCCGCGATGCCGCCTTCCTCGCCATCGTCGTGCTGATCAGTACGGTATTGCTGGGCGTGCTGGGCATGGCCGTGTACTCCTCGCTGGTGAAGTTCTGGCCGTACAACCTGTCGTTGTCGCTGAACCACTACGACTTCAACACCACCGCCGGCGGTGGCTGGCTGGCCTACCGCAACAGCCTGACCATGGCCGTGTGCACCGCGATCATCGGCAGCGCGCTGATCTTCACTGGCGCCTACCTGATCGAGAAGACCCGCGAGCAGCGCTGGCTGAGCCAACTGCTGCGCATGCTGTGCTTCGTGCCGATGGCCGTGCCGGGGCTCGTGCTGGGCCTGGGCTACGTGTTCTTCTTCAACCTGCCGGGCAACCCGCTGCACGTGTTCTACGGCAGCATGGCACTGCTGGTGGTGTGCACCATCGCCCACTACCTGACCACCGCGCAGATGACCGCCACCGCCGCGCTGCGCCAGCTCGACGGTGAGTTCGAGGCCGCCGCGCTGTCGCTGAAGATGCCGCTGTGGCGCCACTACTTGCGCGTCACCGTGCCGATCTGCCTGCCGGCGCTGCTGGACATTACCCGCTACCTGTTCGTCTCGGCGATGACCACGGTCTCGGCGGCGATCTTCCTCTACAACCCGGACACCATCCTCGCCGCCGTCGCCGTGCTGAACATGGACGACTCCGGCAACGTCGGCGGCGCCGCCGCCATGTCCACCCTGATCCTGCTCACCTCCGCGGCTGTGTCGCTGATGCTGGCCGGCGCCTCGCGCGGCCTGCTGCGCCGCTCCCAGGCCTGGAGGAAGGGCGCGAACCCGTAA
- a CDS encoding putative 2-aminoethylphosphonate ABC transporter ATP-binding protein, which yields MHPTIAGTPLSVRHIRKRFGQFVALDGVSLDVKAGELVCLLGPSGCGKTTLLRCIAGLEQQDDGSLHLGERDVSNLPPQARDYGILFQSYALFPNLTVEQNISYGLTNASKDESRRRVAEMLELVGLTGSEKKYPGQLSGGQQQRVAMARALAPSPSLLLLDEPMSALDARVREHLCGELRQLQKSLGITTVMVTHNQDEAMLMADRIAVMNHGRIEQYGTAQEIYSTPSTPFVAEFVGQGNWLPFERGSDGHARVGSLNLRLHSQAQSASGRLFCRPEAISVNPAVHQENLFRAQIREITFLGNRCRMSFELEQLPGHALLAELAPEDMPRLGTPDIWVSLPPRSLQVFA from the coding sequence ATGCATCCCACCATCGCCGGCACACCGCTCAGCGTGCGCCACATCCGCAAGCGTTTCGGCCAGTTCGTCGCTCTCGACGGCGTGTCGCTGGACGTCAAGGCCGGTGAGCTGGTCTGCCTGCTCGGCCCCTCCGGTTGCGGCAAGACCACGCTGTTGCGCTGCATCGCCGGCCTGGAGCAACAGGACGACGGCAGCCTGCACCTGGGCGAGCGCGACGTGTCGAACCTGCCGCCGCAGGCGCGGGACTACGGCATCCTGTTCCAGTCCTACGCGCTGTTCCCCAACCTCACGGTGGAACAGAACATCTCCTACGGCCTGACCAACGCGAGCAAAGACGAATCCCGTCGCCGCGTCGCCGAGATGCTCGAACTGGTCGGCCTGACCGGCAGCGAGAAGAAGTACCCCGGCCAGCTCTCCGGCGGCCAGCAGCAGCGCGTCGCCATGGCCCGCGCGCTGGCGCCGAGCCCGTCGCTGCTGTTGCTCGACGAGCCGATGTCGGCGCTCGACGCCCGTGTCCGCGAACACCTGTGCGGCGAGCTGCGCCAGCTGCAGAAGAGCCTGGGCATCACCACCGTGATGGTCACCCACAACCAGGACGAAGCCATGCTGATGGCCGACCGCATCGCGGTGATGAACCACGGGCGCATCGAGCAATACGGTACTGCCCAGGAGATCTACAGCACCCCGAGCACACCCTTCGTCGCCGAGTTCGTCGGCCAGGGCAACTGGCTGCCCTTCGAGCGCGGCAGTGATGGTCACGCCCGCGTCGGCAGCCTCAACCTGCGCCTGCACAGCCAGGCGCAAAGCGCCTCGGGCCGGCTGTTCTGCCGCCCGGAAGCGATCAGCGTGAACCCTGCCGTACACCAGGAAAACCTGTTCCGCGCGCAGATCCGCGAGATCACCTTCCTCGGCAACCGCTGCCGCATGAGCTTCGAGCTGGAACAACTGCCGGGCCATGCGTTGCTCGCCGAGCTGGCGCCGGAGGACATGCCGCGCCTGGGCACCCCGGATATCTGGGTGTCACTGCCGCCGCGCAGCCTGCAGGTGTTCGCCTGA
- a CDS encoding thiolase family protein → MREVVIVDSVRTGLAKSFRGKFNMTRPDDMVAHCIDALLARNNLDPLLVDDCVVGAGSNEGAQGHNIGRNAAVLSRLGTHVAGMTLNRYCSSGLQAIAIAANQVASGCSDILVAGGVESITLTMGKQNLDNFVNPRLKDEFPGIYYPMGQTAEIVARRYNVTREQQDLYSLQSQQRTARAQAEGLFDDEIVPMSVKYLVEDKATGEKKVLDGVVDRDDCNRPETTLEGLNSLKPVFAEDGSVTAGNASQLSDGASMTLIMSLDKALELGLKPKAFFRGFTVAGCEPDEMGIGPVFSVPKLLKAKGLQIADIDLWELNEAFASQCLYARDHLGIDNEKYNVNGGSISIGHPFGMTGSRQVGHLVRELQRRNLRYGIVTMCVGGGMGATGLFEAVR, encoded by the coding sequence ATGCGCGAAGTGGTGATCGTCGACAGCGTCCGTACCGGCCTGGCCAAGTCCTTCCGTGGCAAATTCAACATGACCCGTCCGGACGACATGGTCGCCCATTGCATCGACGCGCTGCTGGCGCGCAACAACCTTGATCCGCTGCTGGTGGACGACTGCGTGGTCGGCGCCGGCTCCAACGAAGGCGCCCAGGGCCACAACATCGGCCGCAATGCCGCGGTACTGTCGCGCCTGGGCACCCACGTCGCCGGCATGACCCTCAACCGCTACTGCTCCTCGGGCCTGCAGGCCATCGCGATCGCCGCCAACCAGGTGGCTTCGGGCTGCAGCGACATCCTGGTGGCCGGCGGCGTCGAGTCCATCACCCTGACCATGGGCAAGCAGAACCTCGACAATTTCGTGAACCCGCGCCTGAAGGACGAGTTCCCCGGTATCTACTACCCCATGGGCCAGACCGCCGAGATCGTCGCCCGCCGTTACAACGTCACCCGCGAGCAGCAGGACCTGTACTCGCTGCAGAGCCAGCAGCGCACCGCGCGCGCCCAGGCCGAAGGCCTGTTCGATGACGAAATCGTGCCCATGAGCGTGAAGTACTTGGTGGAAGACAAGGCCACCGGCGAGAAGAAGGTGCTCGACGGCGTGGTGGATCGCGACGACTGCAACCGCCCGGAAACCACCCTCGAGGGCCTGAACTCCCTCAAGCCGGTGTTTGCCGAGGATGGCTCGGTCACCGCCGGCAACGCCTCGCAACTCTCCGACGGCGCCTCGATGACCCTGATCATGAGCCTGGACAAGGCCCTGGAACTGGGCCTCAAGCCCAAGGCCTTCTTCCGCGGCTTCACCGTCGCCGGCTGCGAGCCGGACGAGATGGGCATCGGCCCGGTGTTCTCGGTGCCCAAGCTGCTCAAGGCCAAGGGCCTGCAGATCGCCGACATCGACCTCTGGGAGCTCAACGAAGCCTTCGCTTCCCAGTGCCTGTACGCCCGCGATCACCTGGGCATCGACAACGAGAAGTACAACGTCAACGGCGGCTCCATCTCCATCGGCCACCCCTTCGGCATGACCGGCTCGCGCCAGGTCGGCCACCTGGTGCGCGAACTGCAGCGCCGCAACCTGCGCTACGGCATCGTCACCATGTGCGTGGGCGGCGGCATGGGTGCCACCGGCCTGTTCGAGGCGGTGCGCTGA